From a region of the Pirellulales bacterium genome:
- a CDS encoding efflux RND transporter permease subunit, producing the protein MNPIVFAMRHPITTMMLVVALISGGGLAYSRMRVDIFPSLNVPKIYVFLDYIGMSPDQVEGFIVNQLELYFQYVDGIQDINTRNIQQVALCELSFFPGTDMGQAMAQVVAMSDRAMSWMPKGTLPPMIMRMDSGSVPVGYLVFESDKTSLGAMGDLAQNVIRPLVQKYVPGTVAISPFGPNMRSIVVTVDPQKLLAYNLKPQQVIEAVATGNTIIPAGNIYTKDSMPLVSNNATVVDIQRLGDIPLKIGRNVYLRDVASITDDTDITYGYALVNGRKSVYLPIIKKDTGSTLTVVADVRKSMDLFRNAIRPDMYPEVKLSFEFDESPTVVAAVESVATEGLIGACLTGLMIMLFLGDVRSVIVVVSNIPLALLGSLFGLWLTGNTINIMSLGGLALAIGILVDEATVEVENVHAQMAKTSKVASAVLHGNLITAVPRLLALLCILSVFIPAFIMEDPLRSLFMPLTLGVGFAMISSYLLSSTFVPIMCVSLLKHTGHGHGEEKLGLFGHLLKAYKKIVSGFVHARWIVVPAYLAGCVAIIGVLGVQVGTELFPQVDSGQFVLRFRPPPGSNFELTRQMAVKCLEEIEREAKPENIDISMGFVGQVAPNFGIDNMVLFMRGPDDGQLRVALGEASSIKLAEFRERLRTVLPERVVPWLATRLEQGGLSKAEAERQAGLATFGFQPGDIVTNVMSFGSQTPIAVRLVGTDLKLVRQHAEKIAAEMKNIPYLRDVGFEQQLDYPSVEVTIDREKAGLSGAKVDDVARALVMATSSTRFTNLNYWVDVKTGFDYLVQIQVPPLRMEKPEDVEVLPLESVNPLVNLMVRDVAAVKKGVRPGELDRDMSQRYLTLTANVEGEDMGRASRQVQAAIDAAGSPPQGVRVELMGQLPPMLAMFKALSIGLAVAVFVIVVLLTAYFQSPRLALVSIGAVPGVLAGIATILYCTNTSLNIESFMGSIMCLGVSVSNSVMLVTFMSDHWKGGSPAVEAAIVGAGERLRPILMTACAMTVGMVPMALALERGSQMQAPLGLAVIGGLVMSTFATLLVLPSVFAMVIGGKVARSPSMYPDDPESLYYDPHAFDTDRASGHGDSGHGADRSRTGPAGQTGPVETAVDRRFDKVLAFPWDPTAVSSDPFVTHHTQEEMLDTLGFDAKDVPPDERVRDEENPPRR; encoded by the coding sequence ATGAATCCAATTGTCTTTGCGATGCGGCACCCGATCACGACCATGATGCTGGTCGTGGCGCTGATCAGCGGCGGGGGGCTGGCTTATAGCCGCATGCGGGTCGATATCTTTCCCTCGCTCAATGTGCCCAAGATTTACGTCTTCCTCGATTACATCGGCATGAGCCCCGATCAAGTCGAGGGATTCATCGTCAACCAGCTCGAACTTTACTTCCAGTACGTCGACGGCATCCAAGACATCAACACGCGGAACATCCAGCAGGTTGCCTTGTGCGAGCTGTCGTTCTTCCCCGGCACCGACATGGGCCAGGCCATGGCGCAAGTGGTCGCCATGTCCGACCGGGCCATGTCGTGGATGCCCAAGGGAACGCTGCCGCCCATGATCATGCGCATGGACTCCGGCAGCGTGCCGGTCGGCTACCTGGTGTTCGAGAGCGACAAGACGTCGTTGGGAGCCATGGGCGACCTGGCGCAAAACGTCATTCGGCCGCTGGTGCAGAAATATGTGCCCGGCACGGTCGCCATCTCGCCCTTCGGCCCCAACATGCGGTCGATCGTGGTCACCGTCGATCCGCAGAAGCTGCTGGCCTACAACCTCAAGCCGCAGCAGGTGATCGAGGCGGTGGCCACCGGCAACACGATCATTCCGGCCGGAAATATCTACACCAAAGACTCGATGCCGCTGGTCAGCAACAATGCGACCGTCGTCGACATCCAACGCCTGGGCGACATACCGCTCAAGATCGGCCGGAACGTCTATCTGCGCGACGTGGCCAGCATCACGGACGATACCGACATCACCTACGGTTATGCGCTGGTCAACGGCCGCAAGTCGGTGTACCTGCCGATCATCAAGAAAGACACCGGATCGACCCTCACCGTTGTGGCCGACGTCCGCAAGTCGATGGACTTGTTCCGCAATGCCATCCGTCCCGACATGTATCCGGAGGTCAAGCTCAGCTTCGAGTTCGACGAGTCGCCGACCGTGGTGGCGGCGGTCGAGAGCGTGGCCACCGAAGGACTCATCGGCGCCTGCCTGACCGGCCTGATGATCATGCTCTTTCTCGGCGACGTGCGGAGCGTGATCGTCGTCGTCTCGAACATCCCACTGGCTCTGCTCGGCTCGCTGTTCGGCCTCTGGCTGACGGGCAACACCATCAACATCATGTCGCTGGGCGGACTGGCGCTGGCCATCGGCATTCTCGTCGACGAGGCGACGGTGGAGGTGGAGAACGTCCACGCGCAGATGGCCAAGACGTCGAAGGTGGCCTCGGCGGTGCTGCACGGCAACCTGATTACGGCCGTGCCCCGGCTCTTGGCCTTGCTCTGCATTCTGTCGGTGTTCATCCCGGCCTTCATCATGGAAGACCCGCTCCGCTCGCTGTTCATGCCGCTGACGCTGGGCGTGGGCTTCGCCATGATCTCGTCGTACCTGCTGTCCAGCACCTTCGTGCCGATCATGTGCGTCAGCCTGCTCAAGCACACGGGGCACGGGCATGGCGAGGAGAAACTCGGCCTGTTCGGCCATCTTCTGAAAGCCTACAAGAAAATTGTGAGTGGGTTCGTGCATGCCCGGTGGATCGTGGTGCCGGCCTACCTCGCCGGGTGTGTCGCGATCATCGGCGTGCTGGGTGTGCAGGTTGGCACCGAGCTGTTTCCGCAGGTCGATTCGGGACAGTTCGTGCTGCGGTTTCGCCCGCCACCCGGCTCGAACTTCGAGTTGACGCGGCAGATGGCGGTGAAGTGCCTGGAGGAGATCGAGCGGGAGGCGAAGCCGGAAAACATCGACATTTCGATGGGCTTCGTGGGCCAAGTGGCCCCCAACTTCGGCATCGATAACATGGTGCTCTTCATGCGCGGTCCCGACGACGGCCAGTTGCGCGTGGCGCTCGGCGAAGCGAGCAGCATCAAGCTGGCTGAGTTTCGCGAGCGGCTGCGCACGGTGCTGCCGGAACGGGTCGTTCCCTGGCTGGCGACGCGCCTGGAGCAGGGTGGTTTGTCCAAGGCCGAAGCCGAGCGGCAGGCCGGTCTGGCGACCTTTGGCTTCCAACCGGGTGATATCGTGACCAACGTCATGAGCTTCGGCTCGCAGACGCCGATCGCCGTGCGGCTGGTAGGCACCGATCTCAAGCTGGTCCGCCAGCACGCCGAAAAGATCGCAGCGGAGATGAAAAACATTCCCTACCTGCGCGACGTGGGATTCGAGCAGCAGCTCGACTACCCGTCGGTCGAGGTAACCATCGATCGCGAAAAGGCGGGCCTCAGCGGGGCCAAAGTCGACGACGTGGCGCGCGCCCTGGTGATGGCGACGTCGTCGACCCGCTTTACCAATCTCAATTACTGGGTCGACGTGAAGACCGGCTTCGACTACCTGGTGCAGATTCAGGTGCCGCCGTTGCGGATGGAAAAGCCCGAAGACGTCGAGGTCTTGCCGTTGGAATCGGTCAATCCGCTGGTGAACCTGATGGTCCGCGACGTGGCCGCCGTCAAGAAGGGCGTGCGGCCCGGCGAGCTCGATCGCGACATGTCGCAGCGCTACCTGACCCTGACGGCCAACGTCGAAGGTGAGGACATGGGCCGGGCCTCGCGGCAGGTGCAAGCCGCGATCGACGCCGCCGGCAGCCCGCCCCAAGGCGTTCGCGTCGAGCTGATGGGCCAGTTGCCGCCCATGCTGGCGATGTTCAAGGCGCTGAGCATCGGGCTGGCGGTCGCCGTGTTTGTGATCGTCGTGCTCTTGACGGCGTATTTCCAGTCGCCGCGATTGGCCCTGGTTTCCATCGGTGCCGTGCCCGGCGTGCTGGCGGGCATCGCCACCATCCTCTATTGCACGAATACCTCGCTGAACATAGAGTCGTTCATGGGATCGATCATGTGCCTGGGCGTCTCGGTGTCGAATTCGGTGATGCTCGTGACATTTATGAGCGACCATTGGAAGGGCGGATCGCCCGCGGTCGAGGCGGCCATCGTGGGGGCCGGCGAGCGGCTGCGGCCCATTCTCATGACGGCCTGCGCGATGACGGTGGGTATGGTGCCCATGGCGCTGGCCCTGGAGCGCGGCAGCCAGATGCAGGCGCCGCTGGGCCTGGCGGTGATCGGCGGGCTGGTGATGTCGACCTTTGCCACCCTGCTGGTGCTGCCGTCGGTGTTCGCGATGGTCATCGGCGGGAAGGTCGCCCGTTCGCCGTCGATGTACCCCGACGATCCCGAAAGCCTCTACTACGATCCGCACGCCTTCGACACCGACCGCGCATCGGGCCATGGCGATTCCGGCCACGGCGCCGACCGCTCTCGGACTGGGCCCGCCGGTCAGACCGGGCCGGTAGAAACTGCCGTCGATCGCCGCTTCGACAAGGTGTTGGCTTTCCCTTGGGATCCTACGGCCGTCAGCAGCGACCCGTTCGTCACCCATCACACCCAAGAAGAAATGCTCGACACCCTGGGCTTTGACGCCAAGGACGTGCCGCCCGACGAACGGGTGCGAGATGAGGAGAATCCGCCGCGAAGATAA
- a CDS encoding efflux RND transporter periplasmic adaptor subunit: MNDSFIHRSVLRAAHALGPALGLLAALAAPGCGHQHKAEVKSVSDPPAVQVMRPETRDIVRIVGQPSFVEAYERTSIYPKLTAYIQKWNVDIGDKVTRDQVLADLFVPEIVEDWKQKGATVEYDKKRVKLAEKTLLVAKADVEVAMALVKAAKATWAQYTSEAVRWESEVKRLRAEVGRGVVDPQVLLESENRLRGCVAARQAAEADIVKAESELQSKRATVGQDEVAVRVAQADVEVADSDYKRLGAWADCGPGQKPYIKLYSPFNGVIVARNANTWDFVLPATGDPSADEHAPYQSPSGQGSPIYVVDRTDVVRIFVDIPEHDANFVDVGSKASVLIKAFREQPILGTVTRTSWALNVNSRTLRAEIDLPNTGSPIPDDLPQVVRDALTRVKLPDTDSQILPGMYAYGKVIIERPKVRALPVAALAYAGEKTFCWIHENGKAVRIEVQTGVKDGKGKWVEVINRRRRTAAETGIHNASFNAPAEVTQNQRPAMHDDADWLPFDGSEQVILGDLSVLTDGEPVHVVAGSGESKAAGADPHGI, from the coding sequence ATGAACGACTCTTTTATTCATAGATCGGTTCTTCGTGCCGCACACGCCCTGGGGCCGGCGTTGGGCCTGCTGGCCGCACTGGCGGCGCCGGGTTGCGGTCACCAGCACAAGGCCGAAGTCAAAAGCGTTTCGGATCCCCCCGCCGTTCAGGTGATGCGGCCCGAGACTCGGGATATCGTCCGCATCGTCGGGCAGCCGAGCTTCGTCGAAGCTTACGAACGCACCTCGATCTACCCCAAGCTGACGGCCTATATCCAAAAGTGGAACGTCGATATCGGCGACAAAGTGACGAGAGACCAGGTGCTCGCCGACCTGTTCGTGCCCGAGATCGTGGAGGACTGGAAGCAAAAGGGCGCGACCGTCGAATACGATAAGAAGCGGGTCAAGCTGGCCGAGAAAACGCTGCTGGTGGCCAAGGCCGATGTGGAAGTGGCGATGGCGCTCGTCAAAGCCGCCAAGGCCACCTGGGCGCAATACACGTCGGAGGCGGTCCGCTGGGAATCGGAGGTCAAGCGGCTCAGGGCCGAGGTCGGACGCGGCGTGGTCGATCCCCAAGTGCTGCTCGAATCGGAGAACCGGCTGCGCGGGTGCGTCGCCGCGCGCCAGGCGGCCGAGGCCGACATCGTCAAGGCCGAGTCCGAACTGCAATCGAAAAGGGCCACGGTCGGTCAAGACGAAGTCGCCGTCAGGGTCGCCCAGGCCGACGTGGAAGTGGCCGACAGCGACTATAAACGGCTGGGGGCCTGGGCGGATTGTGGGCCGGGTCAAAAGCCCTACATCAAGCTCTATTCGCCGTTCAACGGCGTGATCGTGGCCCGCAATGCCAATACCTGGGACTTTGTCTTGCCTGCCACGGGCGACCCCTCCGCCGACGAGCACGCTCCCTACCAATCGCCCAGCGGCCAGGGCAGCCCCATCTACGTGGTCGACCGCACCGACGTGGTCCGCATCTTTGTCGACATTCCCGAACACGACGCCAATTTCGTCGACGTCGGCTCGAAGGCGAGCGTGCTCATCAAGGCCTTCCGCGAGCAACCGATCTTGGGCACGGTCACGCGCACGAGTTGGGCGCTCAACGTCAACAGCCGTACGTTACGCGCCGAGATCGATCTGCCCAACACCGGCAGCCCCATTCCCGACGACCTGCCCCAGGTCGTGCGGGATGCCCTGACCCGCGTCAAACTGCCCGACACCGACAGCCAGATCCTGCCCGGCATGTACGCCTACGGCAAGGTGATTATCGAGCGACCCAAAGTCCGTGCGCTGCCGGTGGCCGCGTTGGCCTACGCGGGCGAAAAAACCTTCTGCTGGATCCACGAGAACGGCAAGGCGGTGCGGATCGAAGTGCAAACGGGCGTGAAGGACGGCAAGGGCAAGTGGGTTGAGGTCATCAACCGCCGGCGCAGGACGGCCGCGGAAACCGGCATCCACAACGCCAGCTTCAACGCGCCGGCCGAAGTCACGCAGAACCAACGTCCGGCGATGCACGATGACGCCGACTGGCTGCCCTTCGACGGATCGGAGCAGGTGATCTTGGGCGACCTGTCGGTCCTCACCGACGGCGAGCCCGTCCACGTCGTTGCGGGGAGCGGCGAAAGCAAAGCAGCCGGCGCCGACCCGCACGGGATATAG
- a CDS encoding efflux RND transporter periplasmic adaptor subunit: MRRGILPAVLPRSAHGRWLVLGLLAALLAPGCGRQQKTEVARAPRPLTVQVRRPETRDIVRSVGQPSFVESYERTSIYPKLSAYIKKWHVDIGDKVTKNQVLADLFVPEVEEDCQTKYEALELAEERVKLADEKVKVADANVLVAAAHLDAAKKILDQYEAQVARWDAEVKRLTRETKLGHVDARVLGESDSQLKSSIGARDAALAEIERSEADLKSKTATFDEDEVGVEVARAAVEVARHDYLRVKSLVDWYLKLYAPFDGVIVARNANTWDFVLPATGDPTADHQRDPDLSPGGKAAPIYVVDRTDVVRVFVDIPEHEANFVHVGSKATVLAKAFRDQPVVATVTRTSWALNVKSRTLRAEIDLPNRGSTIPDDLPASTREALTHVKMPGTDTEMLPGMYAYGKVMIERPKVRALPVAALMHSGDQTFCWSYQDGTAVRTEVTTGVSDGEWIEVTNRRRRPPAEAGLRKVRLGAPTEVAQELPTAFDEEADWVPFDGSEQVIVGDLSILTDGAPVQMAPAARGGEIAHASPNGI; the protein is encoded by the coding sequence ATGCGACGTGGCATCTTGCCCGCGGTTTTGCCTCGTTCCGCTCACGGGCGGTGGCTGGTGTTGGGGCTGCTGGCCGCGCTGCTGGCGCCCGGTTGCGGCCGGCAACAGAAAACCGAAGTCGCACGAGCTCCGCGGCCCCTGACGGTCCAGGTCCGGCGGCCCGAAACTCGGGATATCGTGCGGTCCGTCGGGCAGCCGAGCTTTGTCGAAAGCTACGAGCGCACCAGCATCTACCCCAAGCTGAGCGCCTATATCAAAAAGTGGCACGTCGACATCGGCGACAAGGTGACGAAAAACCAGGTGCTCGCCGACCTGTTCGTGCCGGAGGTCGAGGAAGATTGCCAGACCAAGTACGAGGCCCTCGAGCTGGCCGAAGAACGCGTGAAGCTGGCCGATGAGAAGGTGAAAGTGGCCGATGCGAACGTGCTGGTGGCCGCGGCGCACCTCGACGCGGCCAAGAAGATTCTCGATCAGTACGAGGCCCAAGTCGCCCGCTGGGACGCCGAAGTGAAGCGCCTCACGCGCGAGACGAAGCTGGGCCACGTCGATGCGCGGGTGCTGGGTGAATCCGACAGCCAGCTTAAATCGAGCATCGGCGCTCGCGACGCGGCCTTGGCCGAGATCGAGAGGTCCGAGGCAGACCTGAAGTCGAAGACGGCCACCTTTGACGAAGACGAAGTGGGCGTCGAAGTCGCTCGGGCGGCGGTCGAAGTCGCCAGGCATGACTACCTACGGGTGAAGTCGCTGGTCGATTGGTACCTCAAGCTGTACGCGCCGTTCGACGGCGTGATTGTCGCGCGCAATGCGAACACCTGGGACTTTGTGCTGCCCGCCACGGGCGACCCCACCGCCGACCATCAGCGCGATCCTGACCTTTCGCCGGGCGGCAAGGCCGCACCCATCTATGTGGTCGACCGCACCGACGTGGTCCGCGTGTTTGTCGACATTCCCGAGCATGAGGCCAACTTTGTCCACGTCGGGTCGAAGGCGACCGTGCTCGCCAAGGCGTTCCGCGATCAGCCCGTGGTGGCCACCGTGACCCGCACCAGTTGGGCGCTGAACGTCAAGAGCCGCACGTTGCGGGCCGAGATCGACCTGCCCAATCGAGGCAGCACGATTCCCGACGACCTGCCGGCGAGCACTCGCGAGGCCCTGACCCACGTCAAGATGCCTGGCACCGATACCGAAATGTTGCCCGGCATGTACGCCTACGGCAAGGTCATGATCGAGCGCCCGAAAGTGCGGGCGCTGCCGGTGGCCGCCCTGATGCACAGCGGCGACCAGACGTTTTGCTGGAGCTACCAGGACGGCACGGCGGTGCGGACCGAGGTCACGACCGGCGTCAGCGACGGCGAGTGGATCGAAGTCACTAACCGCCGCCGCCGGCCGCCGGCCGAGGCCGGCCTACGCAAAGTCCGCCTCGGCGCGCCGACCGAAGTCGCCCAAGAGTTGCCAACGGCCTTCGACGAGGAGGCCGACTGGGTGCCGTTCGACGGCTCGGAGCAGGTGATTGTGGGCGACCTGTCGATTCTCACCGATGGCGCGCCCGTGCAGATGGCCCCGGCGGCAAGGGGTGGCGAGATCGCCCATGCCAGCCCCAACGGAATTTAA